A genomic stretch from Bacteroidales bacterium includes:
- a CDS encoding YiiX/YebB-like N1pC/P60 family cysteine hydrolase, whose translation MRFNIYLLTIELIFSAYLSAQKLKIKQGDLLFQYIDCGALCDAINRVTPSFQGRHFNHVGIVVKTDSGYKILEAVSKGVCLTPLEDFIERSGKENILRGRVPRKYRHHVSNFLHYLKKPYDTIFLLNNEAYYCSELAYELFRDRKGKHFFHIYPMTFKDPLTQTTDSVWIQYFKKMNVAIPEGEPGLSPGSMLNEKKIKIKKSLFF comes from the coding sequence ATGCGTTTCAACATTTATTTGCTTACCATCGAATTAATATTTTCAGCATACTTAAGTGCCCAGAAACTAAAAATAAAGCAAGGAGATTTGCTTTTTCAGTATATTGATTGTGGAGCTTTATGTGATGCTATCAATAGAGTAACACCAAGCTTCCAAGGACGTCACTTTAATCATGTTGGTATTGTTGTGAAAACAGACTCCGGCTATAAAATTCTCGAGGCCGTTAGCAAAGGTGTTTGCCTGACACCTCTTGAAGATTTTATTGAACGATCTGGAAAAGAGAATATCCTCAGAGGCAGAGTGCCAAGAAAATATCGTCACCACGTTTCCAATTTTTTACATTACCTGAAGAAACCTTACGACACGATATTTCTTCTCAACAATGAAGCATATTATTGCAGTGAATTAGCTTACGAACTTTTTCGGGATAGAAAAGGAAAACATTTCTTTCACATATATCCCATGACCTTTAAGGACCCTCTCACACAAACCACAGACTCAGTATGGATTCAATATTTCAAAAAAATGAACGTAGCTATTCCCGAAGGAGAGCCCGGTTTAAGTCCCGGCTCAATGTTAAACGAAAAAAAAATAAAAATTAAAAAATCTTTATTTTTTTGA
- a CDS encoding aspartate-semialdehyde dehydrogenase, with translation MKLCIVGATGLVGREVFEVLNDYNLTFEKIIPVASARSVGSEIFFNKEPLIVRDIETALVEKPDIAIFSAGSEVSADYAPRFAEQGCFVVDNSSYWRMHENIPLVIPEINAHLINTDTRIISNPNCSTIQMVLTLSRIYQICGIRRIVVSTYQSVTGTGMAAVRQLMGERNQEMVEKAYPYPIDMNCLPHAGKFLPNGYTTEEEKLIHETRKIFQDSSIEVSPTVVRVPVIGGHSESVNVELRSPCSLEMFKQLIAETPGVVLQDDPINNVYPMPLYAKDRNEVFVGRVRQDPFRENTFNLWIVADNLRKGAATNAVQIVKYIIDHILK, from the coding sequence ATGAAGCTTTGCATCGTAGGTGCTACAGGTCTGGTGGGAAGAGAAGTTTTTGAAGTGTTGAATGACTACAACTTGACTTTTGAGAAGATTATTCCCGTAGCATCTGCCAGATCTGTAGGAAGTGAAATTTTTTTCAACAAAGAACCCCTTATAGTAAGGGATATTGAAACGGCTTTGGTAGAAAAACCAGATATAGCCATATTTTCTGCAGGGTCTGAAGTGTCGGCTGATTATGCACCAAGGTTTGCTGAGCAGGGATGTTTCGTAGTGGACAATAGTTCTTATTGGCGAATGCATGAAAATATTCCCCTTGTTATTCCTGAAATTAATGCACATTTGATTAATACAGATACTAGAATTATTAGCAATCCGAATTGTTCGACAATTCAGATGGTACTAACTCTCTCTCGCATATATCAGATTTGCGGCATACGTCGAATTGTTGTTTCAACATACCAAAGTGTAACAGGAACTGGTATGGCAGCTGTAAGACAACTCATGGGAGAGCGCAACCAAGAAATGGTTGAAAAAGCATACCCATACCCTATTGATATGAATTGCTTACCACATGCAGGTAAGTTTTTACCTAACGGTTATACCACCGAAGAGGAAAAACTTATTCATGAAACAAGAAAAATTTTTCAAGATTCAAGCATAGAGGTCTCACCTACAGTAGTTCGGGTTCCTGTCATTGGAGGGCATTCAGAATCGGTCAACGTTGAATTACGTTCTCCTTGCTCCCTTGAAATGTTCAAACAATTAATTGCTGAAACCCCGGGAGTAGTCCTGCAGGATGATCCCATAAATAATGTTTATCCTATGCCTCTCTACGCTAAAGATCGCAATGAAGTGTTTGTAGGTCGTGTACGTCAAGATCCATTTCGTGAAAATACGTTTAACCTTTGGATCGTTGCAGATAACCTTCGTAAAGGTGCTGCTACCAATGCCGTCCAAATTGTTAAGTATATTATCGATCATATTTTAAAATAA
- a CDS encoding DUF2784 domain-containing protein gives MNQYLLLLILDFFFIIFHTLLIAFNLFGWMFKKTRFLNFLTLQATAFSWFILGIWYGWGYCFCTDWHWEIRYALGKPMLESSYTAFLFRSITGIQVPSFIMDMITLIGFLIAYGISTYLQVRKWILKAKMLKQQTKG, from the coding sequence ATGAACCAATATTTATTACTTCTAATTTTAGATTTTTTTTTCATAATCTTTCATACCCTTTTGATTGCATTTAATTTGTTTGGTTGGATGTTCAAAAAAACTAGGTTTCTAAATTTTCTGACACTACAAGCCACTGCTTTCTCGTGGTTTATTTTAGGAATATGGTATGGCTGGGGCTATTGCTTTTGCACAGACTGGCATTGGGAAATTCGTTATGCCTTAGGAAAACCGATGCTAGAAAGTTCCTATACGGCTTTTCTATTTAGAAGCATTACGGGAATTCAAGTACCTTCTTTCATCATGGATATGATTACTTTAATCGGATTTCTCATTGCGTATGGTATCAGCACATATCTTCAGGTAAGAAAATGGATCTTAAAGGCTAAGATGTTAAAACAACAAACAAAAGGTTAA
- a CDS encoding SagB/ThcOx family dehydrogenase codes for MKLKFFIAFPLLLISTMSAKCQSMQNNTREIVLPLPRKTGNMSVEEALFKRRSIRHYKNDSLTLEEVSQILWAAYGVTEGRKKTCPSAGATYPLVIYLLAGEVQSLHTGLYRYDPYTHSIKLLIQKDLRKSLTEASLQQDYILHAPASIIIAADFQKTMRYYGQRGERYVYMEVGHCGQNIHLQCEALQMGTVVIGAFDDADVKKLLQIKEEPMYIMPIGRKP; via the coding sequence ATGAAACTGAAATTCTTTATTGCCTTTCCATTATTATTGATTTCCACCATGTCGGCAAAATGTCAGTCTATGCAAAATAACACCCGTGAAATTGTATTACCTCTCCCTCGTAAAACAGGAAACATGAGTGTTGAAGAAGCTCTATTCAAGCGAAGATCAATAAGACACTACAAGAATGATTCTCTAACCTTGGAAGAAGTTTCGCAAATTCTTTGGGCAGCCTACGGGGTTACGGAAGGCCGCAAAAAAACATGTCCTTCAGCTGGGGCTACATACCCTCTTGTCATTTATCTTTTGGCAGGCGAAGTTCAATCGCTTCACACCGGTCTTTATCGTTATGATCCATACACTCACTCCATCAAATTACTTATCCAGAAAGATCTTAGAAAATCACTTACTGAAGCATCTTTACAGCAAGATTATATTTTACACGCGCCTGCTAGTATTATCATTGCAGCCGATTTCCAGAAAACTATGCGTTATTATGGTCAAAGAGGAGAACGTTATGTCTACATGGAAGTAGGTCATTGCGGGCAAAACATTCATTTGCAATGCGAAGCACTTCAGATGGGAACTGTAGTCATCGGAGCCTTCGATGATGCCGACGTAAAAAAATTATTGCAAATCAAAGAAGAACCTATGTACATCATGCCAATTGGGAGAAAACCATGA